The following coding sequences lie in one Anoplolepis gracilipes chromosome 4, ASM4749672v1, whole genome shotgun sequence genomic window:
- the Msps gene encoding protein mini spindles isoform X1, with translation MEQDTEYMKLPLEERIAHKSWRARLHGYEECVKTFQCIDDEKSGEWNKYLGFIKKFVVDSNAAAQEKGLEATLAFIENAAVAGKIVAEVMNGIVSKCIAAPKAKTKELAVQITLMYIEIEKYEAVQEELLKGTDAKNPKIVSACIATLTLALKEFGPKVINMKPLMKKMGNFLEDRDKTVREEGKAMVVEMYRWIGDRLKQQLNTLKPVHVTELEAEFNNFGEEKVTPTRYLRSQKPKNMGNNADLATGNDNNGEDDNEEADVSIPDIDPYDLLSPVDILSKLPKDFYEKVEAKNWQERKEALEALDTLVKNPKLENGDYGDVVRVLKKTIAKDSNVVVVTLAAKCLAGLATGLKKRFHPYATACLPTVLEKFREKKQTVVQALRELADAIYDSISIDLVLEDTLAALDNKNPAVKAETAAYLARCFTRTPPINLNKKLLKSYTSALLKTLNEPDPTVRDNSAEALGTAMKLIGEKAMMPFLTDIDNLKMTKIKECADKAVILVKITSCTKRQERPNTAPAKVESQQPNKTSKDNLKNAKPKRPNTAIAKKSTAKKPASASSLANLASSSKKVQMERNYSPEEIDEMAAQLLPVEIITGLVDTNWKTRLAAVTQLLDTIKMMNSSEVPTQVIVRTLAKKPGFKDTNFQVLKLRVEIVKYLAENHPFTAIVAEYCLMDIAEKLSDAKNSLIAIETLLAIAEATSFEYVADEIVAFAFNQKNPKVQQETLLWLCRGLTEFGCSLNVKSIVENIKKAVAATNPSIRTAAITLLGTLYLYMGRPLLAFFENEKPALRQQIEQECEKRNGETPPTPIRGAKANKVNTVIGEDEDEDAEESLSEKRVSGSEQDLNELIPRVDINAQITEALLAELADKNWKVRNEALQKVNALLSEAKFIKPTIGDLPQGLALRLVDSNSKIAQATLGICEMLATAIGPPVKQHIRVLFPGFLQCLGDSKNWIRTAAISCINTWGDQCGCKEFFDGEIIGDALKAGSPMLRTELWNWLAQKLPLIPVKQIPKEELLVCLSYLYTNLEDRNSDVRKNAQEAVLGFMIHLSYETMARNTEKLKPGSRTVVLAALDKARPSLPIKPLPKKEPSDENIQKGGAKGAKVAKVVKSKGASSKPGSARKKDDDVDNSPLLVVNNLKHQRVIDEQKLKVLKWNFTTPREEFVELLKDLMTAANVNKTLRANMFHSDFRYHLKAIEALTEDLPGNSKALVSNLDLILKWLTLRFFDTNPSVLLKGLDYLQLVFNMLIEDQYHMLETEAASFIPYLIIKIGDPKDAVRNGVRALFKQMALVYPVSKLFSYVMEGLKSKNARQRTECLDQLGSLIENYGVSVCQPNPSAALKEVAKQIADRDNSVRNAALNCIVQAYFLQGERVFKLIGQISEKDRSLLDERIKRAAKNRPTKSASSMRLSAPTVAASSPPTDDVEADYEEEQEEIPEPMEPVPELTHVPSTTDNNEDEQVPPAVILSESPSKSEQEIINDYTTDDSKTSSPTSAQLKAPTGPFGLDMDFLQKIEGPVKCRNPILAEPSLSDLNEPPVNMLNPPKIQMIPISPPKMLVSKSSSVVSPTTSSKDDTLERNILSMASMDLPTAIQSMNAIENLLKSHQAVSMQSKEDKFIGSINMQLKLLQTYPLRQENADVSRGFRNTFLIILVFYDTGFLGKNVPFIHLKELVDQMISLLAENKLEHLNQAGAYYRVINSIMVKIIDNSNHTTIICVLIKLLHSCAESNVPSKYEELVMKCLWKIVKTMSNWAADLDYDTILLEVHRFLKDYPTTWWKKRKSDTPLRTVKTVLHSMTRVKGSSILNHLTLINNTNESELHAYLIRLIASLKPDEINATAKVMPKSNNVARTPKHLSKSTRQQLSEIFKKIGSKEHLQEGLVQLYEFKLQYPEADVQPFLVKSHQFFQDFIEQGLREIDQARKNQNILSQANNQYSMEATESLAAVSDEKDMMDPMYRLEKLRALEAQCRMTSSQSNPP, from the exons ATGGAACAAGACACTGAGTATATGAAATTGCCTTTGGAGGAGCGCATTGCACATAAG TCTTGGCGAGCACGCTTACATGGATATGAAGAATGTGTGAAGACATTCCAGTGCATCGACGATGAAAAGTCAGGAGAATGGAACAAGTATTTGGGTTTTATCAAGAAGTTCGTGGTGGATAGCAATGCGGCCGCGCAGGAAAAAGGTTTGGAAGCGACCCTGGCTTTCATAGAGAATGCCGCAGTAGCCGGCAAGATAGTGGCCGAGGTGATGAATGGCATCGTGTCCAAATGCATCGCTGCGCCTAAAGCTAAAACAAAGGAACTGGCCGTACAGATTACGCTGATGTATATCGAGATCGAGAAATATGAGGCGGTGCAGGAGGAATTACTGAAGGGCACCGATGCAAAGAATCCAAAGATTGTTTCAGCGTGCATCGCTACTTTGACATTGGCGCTCAAGGAGTTTGGACCGAAAGTGATCAATATGAAGCCACTAATGAAGAAGATGGGAAATTTCCTCGAAGATAGGGACAAGACGGTGCGGGAAGAGGGCAAGGCTATGGTAGTAGAGATGTATCGGTGGATAGGCGATCGTTTGAAGCAGCAATTGAATACGTTGAAGCCAGTGCACGTCACGGAGCTTGAGGCGGAGTTTAACAATTTCGGTGAAGAGAAAGTGACACCCACGCGTTATCTACGCTCGCAGAAACCAAAGAATATGGGCAACAATGCCGATCTAGCGACTGGAAACGATAATAATGGCGAGGATGACAACGAAGAGGCAGATGTTTCTATCCCAGATATAGATCCTTACGATTTGTTATCGCCTGTAGACATTCTGTCAAAGCTGCCGAAGGACTTCTACGAAAAAGTCGAGGCAAAGAATTGGCAAGAGCGAAAAGAAGCGCTGGAAGCGCTCGACACACTCGTTAAAAATCCGAAATTGGAGAATGGTGATTACGGTGATGTCGTGAGAGTCTTGAAAAAAACTATCGCAAAAGACAGTAACGTAGTGGTGGTGACACTAGCGGCAAAGTGTCTGGCCGGTCTAGCTACGGGCTTGAAGAAACGATTTCACCCGTATGCCACTGCTTGTCTACCCACCGTACTGGAAAAATTCCGCGAGAAAAAGCAAACTGTGGTACAAGCGTTGCGGGAGCTCGCCGATGCCATCTACGATAGCATCAGCATTGATCTTGTCCTCGAGGACACCTTGGCCGCCTTGGATAATAAGAATCCAGCTGTAAAAGCTGAGACCGCTGCTTATCTGGCTCGCTGTTTTACGCGCACGCCACCGatcaatcttaataaaaagctGCTTAAATCGTATACCAGTGCATTACTGAAAACGTTAAATGAACCGGATCCAACGGTACGCGACAACTCGGCGGAAGCGCTCGGTACAGCAATGAAATTGATCGGCGAAAAGGCAATGATGCCGTTCCTCACGGACATCGACAATTTAAAGATGACGAAGATTAAGGAGTGCGCCGACAAGGCGGTGATACTAGTAAAAATAACAAGCTGTACGAAACGACAGGAGCGACCCAACACCGCTCCGGCCAAAGTGGAATCGCAACAGCCGAACAAAACAAGCAAGGACAATTTGAAGAATGCTAAACCAAAAAGACCTAATACTGCGATTGCAAAGAAGTCGACGGCCAAGAAACCTGCTAGCGCCTCGTCGCTCGCAAATTTAGCATCGTCCTCGAAGAAAGTACAGATGGAGAGGAATTACAGCCCGGAGGAAATCGACGAAATGGCGGCGCAGCTTTTGCCGGTTGAAATAATTACTGGTCTTGTGGACACTAACTGGAAAACGCGTCTGGCCGCAGTCACACAGCTATTAGATACTATCAAGATGATGAATTCATCAGAAGTGCCGACCCAGGTGATCGTGCGCACTCTTGCAAAAAAACCGGGCTTTAAGGACACGAATTTCCAA gtgCTTAAATTGCGTGTGGAAATCGTCAAGTACTTGGCGGAAAATCATCCCTTTACGGCTATTGTTGCTGAATACTGTCTTATGGACATTGCGGAAAAATTGTCAGACGCAAAGAACAGTTTAATCGCTATCGAGACCCTGCTAGCAATCGCCGAGGCTACAAGCTTCGAATATGTGGCGGATGAAATAGTAGCGTTTGCATTCAATCAGAAAAACCCGAAAGTGCAACAGGAGACGCTATTATGGCTGTGTCGTGGACTCACGGAATTTG GTTGTAGTCTCAACGTTAAGTCTATTGTTGAGAATATCAAGAAGGCAGTAGCGGCGACAAATCCCAGCATACGCACCGCTGCGATTACTTTGCTGGGCACTTTATATCTCTATATGGGCAGACCATTGTTGGCGTTCTTTGAAAACGAGAAACCCGCGTTGCGGCAACAGATTGAGCAAGAGTGCGAGAAGCGTAATGGCGAAACGCCGCCGACGCCCATTCGTGGCGCCAAGGCTAATAAGGTCAACACTGTCATTGGTGAGGATGAGGACGAGGATGCAGAGGAGTCATTGTCAGAGAAGAGAGTAAGCGGAAGCGAACAAGACCTTAACGAGCTAATCCCGCGCGTCGACATTAATGCCCAGATCACCGAAGCACTACTAGCTGAATTGGCTGACAAGAATTGGAAAGTGCGTAACGAGGCACTGCAGAAAGTGAATGCTCTCCTCAGCGAAGCAAAGTTCATCAAACCAACTATCGGTGATTTGCCGCAAGGACTAGCTCTGCGTCTTGTGGACAGCAATAGCAAAATTGCTCAAGCAACTCTAG gTATATGCGAGATGTTGGCGACGGCTATTGGACCGCCAGTGAAACAGCACATTCGCGTTCTGTTTCCTGGGTTTCTACAGTGTCTGGGCGACAGCAAAAATTGGATTAGAACAGCCGCGATCTCCTGCATCAACACATGGGGAGATCAGTGCGGCTGTAAAGAGTTTTTCGATGGTGAGATAATAGGAGACGCTCTGAAAGCGGGCTCACCGATGCTGCGAACCGAACTATGGAATTGGCTGGCGCAGAAATTGCCCTTGATACCAGTGAAACAGATTCCCAAAGAGGAACTTCTCGTGTGTCTTTCGTACTTGTATACTAATCTGGAGGATCGTAATTCGGACGTACGAAAGAACGCTCAGGAAGCTGTTCTCGGATTTATGATTCATCTCTCTTACGAGACTATGGCGAGAAACACTGAAAAACTGAAG ccAGGGTCACGGACGGTAGTACTTGCCGCACTGGACAAAGCTCGTCCCAGTTTACCTATCAAGCCTCTGCCTAAGAAAGAACCTTCGGACGAAAACATCCAGAAGGGTGGCGCAAAGGGTGCAAAAGTTGCGAAAGTGGTTAAATCG AAGGGTGCGTCATCGAAACCCGGTAGTGCTCGTAAAAAAGATGATGATGTAGATAACAGTCCTCTGCTGGTGGTCAATAATTTGAAGCATCAACGAGTAATCGACGAACAAAAGTTGAAGGTGCTTAAATGGAACTTTACTACGCCCAGAGAAGAATTCGTTGAGCTTCTGAAAGATCTTATGACTGCAGCGAATGTCAACAAAACTTTAAGAGCAAATATGTTTCATTCCGACTTCCGTTATCATTTAAAGGCTATCGAAGCACTCACCGag GATCTACCTGGAAATAGTAAAGCATTGGTGTCTAATTTGGATCTCATTCTCAAATGGTTGACATTACGATTTTTCGATACTAATCCTTCGGTGCTTTTGAAAGGATTGGATTATTTACAATTggtttttaatatgttaattgaAGATCAATATCACATGCTAGAAACAGAGGCAGCATCATTTATCCCTTATCTTATTATCAAA aTAGGCGATCCAAAGGATGCTGTACGTAATGGCGTGCGAGCTCTATTCAAACAAATGGCTCTAGTATATCCCGTGAGCAAATTGTTCTCGTACGTGATGGAAGGTTTAAAATCGAAGAATGCACGACAGCGGACAG AATGCCTGGATCAATTAGGTTCACTAATTGAGAATTATGGAGTTTCTGTCTGTCAACCCAACCCATCCGCAGCGTTGAAGGAAGTCGCGAAGCAGATAGCGGATCGTGACAATTCCGTTCGCAACGCCGCGCTAAATTGCATTGTCCAGGCCTACTTCCTGCAAGGAGAACGTGTATTCAAGCTTATCGGCCAA ATATCGGAGAAAGACAGATCTCTGTTAGACGAGCGGATTAAGAGGGCGGCGAAGAATCGACCCACAAAATCCGCGTCTTCTATGAGACTCTCTGCGCCCACGGTCGCGGCTTCCAGTCCGCCGACAGACGATGTGGAGGCGGATTATGAAGAGGAACAGGAAGAAATTCCCGAGCCGATGGAGCCAGTGCCAGAGCT GACACATGTTCCAAGCACTACTGATAATAATGAGGACGAGCAAGTGCCTCCTGCGGTCATACTGTCCGAATCACCTTCAAAATCGGAACAGGAAATTATCAACGATTATACAACTGACGATTCGAAAAc aagtTCTCCTACCTCAGCTCAACTAAAGGCTCCAACTGGTCCGTTTGGACTGGACATGGATTTCTTGCAGAAAATTGAAGGTCCAGTAAAATGTCGTAATCCGATACTTGCAGAACCCAGCTTATCAGATCTGAATGAGCCTCCAGTGAATATGTTGAACCCACCTAAGATACA gaTGATACCAATTTCGCCGCCGAAAATGTTAGTATCAAAGTCGTCATCTGTTGTATCACCTACTACTAGTAGTAAAGATGATACACTAGAACGTAACATCTTGTCTATGGCCAGTATGGACTTGCCAACTGCGATACAGTCTATGAATGCGATTGAAAAT TTATTAAAATCCCATCAAGCAGTTAGTATGCAATCCAAGGAGGATAAATTCATCGGATCGATAAATATGCAACTGAAGCTATTACAAACGTATCCGTTACGTCAAGAAAATGCAGATGTGTCAAGAGGTTTCAGGAATACATTCCTTATTATACTCGTG ttttATGATACTGGATTTCTTGGGAAGAATGTACCTTTTATTCACTTAAAAGAATTGGTAGATCAAATGATAAGCTTGTTGGCTGAGAATAAGCTGGAACATTTAAATCAAGCTGGAGCATATTATAGAGTAATCAATAGCATTATGGTGAAAATTATCGACAATTCCAATCACACCACTATCATATG TGTGTTGATCAAGCTGCTTCACTCTTGTGCCGAATCGAACGTTCCTTCAAAATACGAAGAGCTAGTAATGAAGTGTTTATGGAAGATAGTGAAAACAATGTCGAACTGGGCTGCTGATTTGGATTATGATACGATACTTTTAGAAGTACATCGTTTTCTTAAg gATTATCCCACTACATGGTGGAAGAAGCGAAAGTCTGATACTCCATTACGGACAGTCAAGACAGTTCTTCACAGTATGACCAGAGTAAAAGGCAGCTCGATACTTAATCACTTGACATTGATAAACAACACTAACGAGTCCGAGTTACATGCTTACTTAATAAGATTAATCGCG AGCCTTAAACCGGATGAGATTAATGCGACGGCGAAGGTGATGCCCAAATCAAATAATGTGGCAAGAACGCCGAAACACCTGTCCAAGTCTACACGTCAACAATTGTcggaaatatttaagaaaattgggTCAAAAGAACACCTGCAGgaa ggTTTAGTACAATTGTACGAATTCAAACTTCAATATCCCGAAGCTGACGTACAACCGTTTCTGGTCAAGTCTCATCAATTTTTCCAAGATTTTATAGAACAAGGATTGAGAGAGATTGATCAAGCGCGAAAGAACCAAAACATTCTGTCGCAAGCTAACAATCAATATTCTATGG aaGCCACCGAGTCTCTGGCAGCGGTTTCCGACGAGAAAGACATGATGGATCCGATGTACAGGCTTGAGAAACTTCGAGCCCTCGAAGCACAATGTAGAATGACTTCTTCCCAGTCGAATCCACCATGA